A portion of the Stigmatella aurantiaca DW4/3-1 genome contains these proteins:
- a CDS encoding endo-1,4-beta-xylanase produces MHRGWFGWLVTLVFMGCGSGNTSDPGAPLDSTAPFVTIQAPTPSAQVSGVLGVLGTASDDVAVGSVEVQVDQAPFAPTSGTTEWSYLWNTASLSDGLHALTVRVTDTSGNVGLTSITVHVNNSTGGTPLPVVMALTVSPNGGVIGDMLRASAAFTNPGAQPLRLSRLRLTARAPGGTLAEATEVDFEPALGPLTLAPGETVRLEALGRPLATAPTGDWQVLPSADEEGGLTHFGAPQTVTLRRQVRLGAATHQKRLFDAGEPVYQQTFLSHFDSLTPEYEMKIAQLQPTQGHFDFAIADQIVAFAEANGKQVRGHTLIWGNSLPAWLTERSWTREELIQVLETYIATVVGRYRGRITEWDVVNEAFLDDGTWRQNLWWTTIGPEYIALAFQAAHRADPSAKLFYNDYSIERINSKSNAILTLATSLIAQGVPIDGIGMQAHVSPNYYPTQAQLEAVLSRLEAAGLEGQLTELDVNLTKLADTPGAEKFELQAQIYQGMVAACQARPGCTRITTWGITDKYTYLGSTGAPLLFDTQYGPKRAMEVTRRTLGR; encoded by the coding sequence ATGCACCGTGGATGGTTTGGATGGCTGGTGACCCTCGTCTTCATGGGCTGTGGGTCTGGAAACACCTCGGATCCGGGCGCTCCCCTGGACTCGACCGCGCCCTTCGTCACCATCCAGGCCCCCACCCCCAGTGCCCAGGTCAGCGGCGTGCTGGGCGTGCTGGGCACCGCCTCGGATGATGTCGCCGTGGGCTCCGTCGAGGTGCAGGTGGACCAGGCGCCCTTCGCCCCCACCTCCGGCACCACCGAGTGGAGCTACCTCTGGAACACCGCCTCCCTGAGCGACGGCCTCCATGCACTCACCGTCCGCGTCACGGACACCTCCGGCAACGTCGGCCTCACCTCCATCACGGTGCACGTGAACAATTCGACTGGGGGCACTCCGCTCCCGGTGGTGATGGCGCTCACCGTCTCGCCGAACGGCGGGGTCATCGGGGACATGCTCCGGGCCTCGGCCGCCTTCACCAACCCCGGCGCTCAGCCCCTGCGGCTGTCCCGGCTGCGGCTCACCGCGCGTGCTCCCGGAGGAACCCTCGCGGAGGCCACCGAGGTGGACTTCGAGCCCGCGCTCGGCCCCCTCACGCTGGCGCCCGGGGAGACGGTGCGGCTGGAGGCCCTGGGCCGGCCCCTCGCCACGGCCCCCACAGGGGACTGGCAGGTCCTGCCCAGCGCGGACGAGGAGGGCGGCCTCACGCACTTCGGCGCCCCCCAGACCGTGACCCTCCGGCGTCAGGTGCGCCTGGGCGCCGCCACCCACCAGAAGCGTCTCTTCGATGCGGGCGAGCCGGTCTACCAGCAGACCTTCCTGTCTCACTTCGACTCGCTGACGCCCGAGTACGAGATGAAGATCGCCCAGCTCCAACCCACCCAGGGCCACTTCGACTTCGCCATCGCCGATCAGATCGTCGCCTTCGCCGAGGCGAACGGAAAGCAGGTCCGGGGCCACACGCTCATCTGGGGCAACTCGCTCCCCGCCTGGCTCACCGAGCGCTCGTGGACGCGCGAAGAGCTCATCCAGGTGCTCGAGACCTACATCGCCACCGTGGTGGGGCGCTACCGGGGCCGCATCACCGAGTGGGACGTCGTGAACGAGGCCTTCCTCGATGATGGCACCTGGCGGCAGAACCTCTGGTGGACCACCATCGGCCCGGAGTACATCGCGCTGGCCTTCCAGGCCGCCCACCGCGCCGACCCTTCCGCCAAGCTCTTCTACAACGACTACAGCATCGAGCGGATCAACTCGAAGTCCAACGCCATCCTCACCCTGGCCACCTCGCTCATCGCCCAGGGCGTCCCCATCGATGGCATCGGGATGCAGGCGCACGTCTCGCCCAACTACTACCCCACCCAGGCCCAGCTCGAGGCCGTGCTCTCCCGGCTGGAGGCCGCGGGGCTGGAGGGCCAGCTGACCGAGCTGGACGTCAACCTCACCAAGCTCGCGGACACCCCCGGCGCGGAGAAGTTCGAGCTCCAGGCGCAGATCTACCAAGGCATGGTGGCCGCCTGTCAGGCCCGCCCCGGCTGCACCCGCATCACCACGTGGGGCATCACCGACAAGTACACCTACCTGGGCAGCACCGGGGCGCCCCTCCTCTTTGACACCCAGTATGGGCCCAAGCGCGCCATGGAGGTGACTCGCCGCACCCTGGGGCGCTGA
- a CDS encoding serine/threonine-protein kinase, translating into MSTVAGVSTPEVQLGKYRLLKLLATGGMGEVFLARQEGPAGFAKTVVIKRMLPHLGRDPKFVEMFLNEARLAAELSHPNIVQIFELGEHGGTYFLAMEFIHGVNLRTLKRRMDERHLEVPAGFAAWICAQALKGLHYAHTLTNEAGASMNVVHRDVSPDNVLVGFNGTVKMVDFGIAKASTSLSTTNAGTVKGKYAYMSPEQLSGQKADPRTDVYAMGIVLYEFITGGRPFQGPSEGALVRSILQDTPKPPREIRPELAPELEEISLRAIARNPQERFPSAESMAVALEGYALGAGAMTQQKVKNLLRALFGEEADIISAVSTRPKSGGSLNASPGAAQVGSASVSTGTSSALKKTGDAPQQTSSQWVNVDLSTHFTVSIAEVPVPVSSAALSPAPAPAPPPPSQPTRRFAPWLVAGGGAVALLVGAGLTLPALRDSSGAAPARVSLQTLPLAGPNSPPPVPVAVDVAPMPPEAPAEAVPAPAPPAPETQAAAEADSDEQAPPSPEKRAARPAAKPSSGTVSLRVNPWAEVLYAGKSLGVTPMAPFELPSGTHTLTLVNQDLDVKRKVRVVVPARREVVLRINLLDGM; encoded by the coding sequence ATGTCCACCGTCGCCGGCGTCTCCACGCCTGAAGTCCAACTCGGCAAGTACCGCCTCCTGAAGCTGCTGGCCACCGGCGGCATGGGAGAGGTCTTCCTGGCGCGTCAGGAAGGCCCGGCCGGCTTCGCGAAGACCGTGGTCATCAAGCGCATGCTGCCGCACCTGGGCAGGGACCCGAAGTTCGTGGAGATGTTCCTCAACGAGGCGCGGCTGGCCGCGGAGCTGTCCCACCCCAACATCGTCCAGATCTTCGAGCTGGGAGAGCACGGCGGCACCTACTTCCTCGCCATGGAGTTCATCCACGGGGTGAACCTGCGCACCCTCAAGCGCCGCATGGACGAGCGCCACCTGGAGGTGCCCGCGGGCTTCGCCGCGTGGATCTGCGCCCAGGCGCTCAAGGGGCTGCACTACGCGCACACGCTCACGAACGAAGCGGGCGCCTCGATGAACGTCGTCCACCGCGACGTGAGCCCGGACAACGTGCTGGTCGGCTTCAACGGCACGGTGAAGATGGTGGACTTCGGCATCGCCAAGGCGTCCACCTCCCTGTCGACGACCAACGCGGGCACGGTGAAGGGCAAGTACGCGTACATGTCCCCGGAGCAGCTGAGTGGGCAGAAGGCGGATCCGCGCACGGACGTGTACGCGATGGGCATCGTCCTCTATGAGTTCATCACCGGGGGGCGGCCGTTCCAGGGCCCCTCGGAGGGCGCGCTCGTGCGCTCCATCCTCCAGGACACCCCCAAGCCGCCGCGGGAGATCCGGCCGGAGCTCGCCCCGGAACTGGAGGAGATTTCGCTGCGCGCCATCGCGAGGAACCCCCAGGAGCGCTTCCCGAGCGCGGAGAGCATGGCGGTGGCGCTGGAGGGCTACGCGCTGGGCGCGGGGGCCATGACGCAGCAGAAGGTGAAGAACCTGCTGCGCGCCCTGTTTGGCGAAGAGGCCGACATCATCTCCGCGGTCAGCACCCGCCCGAAGTCCGGGGGCTCGCTCAACGCGTCTCCCGGCGCCGCCCAGGTGGGCAGTGCCTCGGTGAGCACGGGCACGTCCTCGGCGCTGAAGAAGACGGGCGATGCGCCGCAGCAGACGTCCTCCCAGTGGGTGAATGTGGATCTCTCCACCCACTTCACGGTGTCCATCGCCGAGGTGCCCGTGCCGGTGTCCTCGGCCGCGCTCTCTCCGGCGCCAGCTCCGGCTCCGCCGCCGCCCTCCCAGCCGACGCGCCGGTTCGCGCCGTGGCTCGTGGCGGGAGGGGGGGCGGTGGCGCTGCTGGTGGGCGCGGGGCTGACCCTGCCGGCGCTGCGAGACTCTTCCGGAGCAGCCCCCGCGCGGGTCTCCCTTCAGACGCTGCCCCTCGCCGGACCGAATTCGCCGCCGCCGGTCCCCGTGGCCGTGGACGTGGCCCCGATGCCGCCGGAGGCCCCCGCCGAGGCAGTGCCCGCCCCGGCCCCGCCTGCGCCAGAGACGCAGGCCGCGGCGGAGGCGGACTCGGACGAGCAAGCCCCGCCGTCGCCGGAGAAACGCGCGGCGCGCCCGGCGGCCAAGCCCTCCTCGGGCACCGTCTCGTTGCGGGTGAACCCCTGGGCCGAGGTGCTCTACGCGGGCAAGTCCCTGGGGGTGACGCCCATGGCCCCGTTCGAGCTGCCGAGCGGCACGCACACGCTCACCCTGGTGAACCAGGATCTCGACGTGAAGCGCAAGGTGCGGGTGGTGGTGCCGGCGCGCCGGGAAGTGGTGCTGCGCATCAACCTGCTCGACGGGATGTAG
- a CDS encoding Ig-like domain-containing protein: MNKLLLLSVVCVLWTGCSVDFTEPAGRSCDDTHACPPSQICVDLRCQPFEEGLPDAGTPDAGTPDAGLPDAGTPDGGGTDAGPTPTVEVSVSPVSASLAPSTTRFFSATVSHASDTRVSWSVREGAAGGTIDAAGQYTAPATEGTYHVVATSVEDPTRSATALVSVAALPPNLALHFSADRLNGPEGEVPAEGARVASWTDLSGNGHALTQTDENRQPLFKARGLNGLPTVVFDGDTLGGGDFLRTAAFATALAQPVTVFFVYKSPLTDVNKTLLDAPPGGGPARLRVQATIEPPGALQLYSTKFSSPYLQKTAGTFFSITALFNGTSSRVRANGREEAPSANRDPGTQSMGGLMLGGRQELIADAFAATEFAEVLVFGRALSEPEIEHVETYLRGRYFP; the protein is encoded by the coding sequence ATGAACAAACTTCTGCTTCTCTCCGTGGTTTGCGTGCTGTGGACCGGGTGCTCGGTGGACTTCACCGAGCCCGCGGGGCGCAGCTGTGACGACACGCACGCGTGCCCGCCCAGCCAGATCTGCGTCGACCTCCGATGCCAGCCGTTCGAGGAGGGCCTCCCCGACGCGGGCACCCCCGACGCGGGCACCCCCGACGCGGGTCTTCCCGATGCGGGCACCCCCGACGGCGGCGGCACGGATGCGGGCCCCACGCCCACGGTGGAGGTGAGTGTGAGCCCCGTGTCGGCGAGCCTCGCGCCCTCCACGACGCGCTTCTTCTCGGCCACGGTGAGCCACGCGAGCGACACGCGGGTGAGCTGGAGTGTCCGGGAGGGCGCCGCGGGCGGCACCATCGATGCCGCCGGGCAGTACACCGCGCCGGCCACGGAGGGCACCTACCACGTGGTGGCCACGAGCGTGGAGGACCCCACCCGGTCCGCCACCGCATTGGTGAGCGTGGCCGCGCTGCCGCCGAACCTCGCGCTGCACTTCTCGGCGGACCGGCTGAATGGCCCCGAGGGGGAGGTGCCCGCGGAGGGCGCCCGGGTGGCCTCCTGGACGGACCTCTCCGGCAATGGCCACGCCCTGACCCAGACCGATGAGAACCGGCAGCCCCTCTTCAAGGCCCGGGGGCTCAACGGCTTGCCGACCGTGGTGTTCGATGGCGACACGCTGGGCGGCGGTGACTTCCTGCGCACGGCGGCCTTCGCCACCGCGCTGGCGCAGCCCGTGACGGTCTTCTTCGTCTACAAGTCCCCGCTCACGGACGTGAACAAGACGCTGCTGGATGCGCCCCCGGGCGGGGGCCCCGCCCGGCTCCGGGTCCAGGCCACCATCGAGCCGCCGGGGGCCTTGCAGCTCTACTCCACCAAGTTCTCCAGCCCCTACTTGCAGAAGACGGCGGGGACCTTCTTTTCCATCACCGCCCTGTTCAACGGCACGTCCTCCCGCGTGCGCGCGAACGGCCGGGAAGAGGCGCCCTCCGCCAACCGCGATCCGGGGACTCAGTCGATGGGGGGCCTCATGCTCGGGGGCCGCCAGGAGCTGATCGCCGATGCCTTTGCCGCCACCGAGTTCGCCGAGGTGCTCGTCTTCGGCCGCGCGTTGAGTGAGCCCGAGATCGAGCATGTCGAGACGTACCTTCGTGGCCGATATTTCCCGTAA
- a CDS encoding vWA domain-containing protein, giving the protein MFLPFLYELRRRGVPVGTQEALALSGALKAGLHDSSLDGFYHVARALLVHSETHLDAFDQAFLSHFQGVESAGLELTRELLDWLKDARERRELTPEEQALLNALDAEALEKLFQERLQEQRERHDGGNRWIGTGGSSPFGNGGHAQQGIRAGGTGGRQGSALFSAGARKYQGYRDDLVLDTRQMEVALRKLRAFAREGLADELDVDETIRATASNAGELEVVTRAPRRPNTRVVLLMDVGGSMDPYAALVSRLFSAASRATHFKELRTYYFHNCVYGRLYATPQLTGGTSVPELIAQVGKHHKLVLVGDASMAPYELSIRADAHGRYSPEGLEGLVWMMQLAQHFERSAWLNPEPPRTWGNSTISTLARIFPMFPLTVEGLGEAVGHLTRGRTPRGTTARR; this is encoded by the coding sequence ATGTTCCTGCCCTTCCTTTATGAGCTGCGGCGGCGCGGGGTGCCCGTGGGCACGCAGGAGGCGCTGGCGCTGTCGGGCGCGCTGAAAGCGGGCCTGCACGACAGCAGCCTGGATGGTTTCTACCACGTGGCGCGCGCGCTCCTGGTGCACTCGGAGACGCACCTGGATGCCTTTGACCAGGCGTTCCTGTCGCACTTCCAGGGCGTGGAGTCCGCCGGGCTGGAGCTGACGCGCGAGCTGCTCGATTGGCTCAAGGATGCACGCGAGCGGCGCGAGCTCACCCCCGAGGAGCAGGCGCTGCTCAACGCGCTGGACGCGGAGGCGCTGGAGAAGCTCTTCCAGGAGCGGCTCCAGGAGCAGCGCGAGCGGCACGATGGCGGCAACCGGTGGATTGGCACCGGGGGCTCCTCGCCCTTCGGCAACGGCGGCCACGCGCAGCAGGGCATCCGGGCCGGGGGCACCGGCGGGCGCCAGGGCTCGGCCCTGTTCTCGGCGGGGGCCCGCAAGTACCAGGGCTACCGGGACGACCTGGTGCTGGACACGCGGCAGATGGAGGTGGCGCTGCGCAAGCTCCGGGCCTTCGCGCGCGAGGGGCTGGCGGACGAGCTGGACGTGGACGAGACGATCCGCGCCACGGCGAGCAACGCGGGCGAGCTGGAGGTGGTGACGCGGGCGCCGCGCCGGCCCAACACGCGCGTGGTGCTGCTCATGGACGTGGGCGGCTCGATGGACCCCTACGCGGCGCTGGTGAGCCGGCTGTTCAGCGCGGCGAGCCGGGCCACGCACTTCAAGGAGCTGCGCACCTACTACTTCCACAACTGCGTCTACGGGCGGCTGTACGCCACGCCCCAGCTCACCGGGGGCACCTCGGTGCCGGAGCTCATCGCCCAGGTGGGCAAGCACCACAAGCTGGTGCTGGTGGGCGATGCGTCCATGGCCCCCTATGAGCTGAGCATCCGGGCGGATGCCCACGGGCGCTACTCGCCGGAGGGGCTGGAGGGGCTCGTGTGGATGATGCAGCTGGCCCAGCACTTCGAGCGCAGCGCGTGGCTCAACCCCGAGCCGCCTCGGACCTGGGGCAACTCGACCATCTCCACCCTGGCGCGGATCTTCCCCATGTTCCCCCTCACGGTGGAGGGGCTGGGCGAGGCCGTCGGGCACCTGACGCGGGGCCGGACGCCCCGGGGCACCACCGCCCGCCGCTGA
- a CDS encoding AAA family ATPase — MTTPTPRFRGTDTYLSGESLQAAVDCALTLQRPLLVKGEPGTGKTLLAEAISSALGLRLIPWHVKSTTRAQDGLYLYDTVQRLYDSRFGDGDVKDIRRYIRLGPLGEAFASRERVVLLIDEVDKADLEFPNDLLHELDRMRFRIQETNDEVVATQRPVVVITSNNEKELPDAFLRRCVFHFIDFPDTELMRRIVAVHHPGLDEALTEQALKVFYELRGFSRLRKRPSTSELIDWIAVLKANGLKSLKLDENLPYLGALLKKEQDLLAVAEAFGRGRRTRA, encoded by the coding sequence ATGACGACGCCTACTCCTCGTTTCCGTGGAACCGACACGTACCTTTCCGGTGAGAGCCTCCAGGCCGCCGTTGACTGCGCGCTCACGCTGCAGCGCCCCTTGCTGGTGAAGGGCGAGCCCGGCACGGGCAAGACGCTGCTGGCCGAGGCCATCTCCAGCGCGCTGGGCCTGCGGCTCATTCCCTGGCACGTGAAGAGCACCACGCGCGCCCAGGACGGGCTCTACCTCTATGACACCGTGCAGCGGCTGTATGACTCGCGCTTTGGCGATGGGGACGTGAAGGACATCCGCCGTTACATCCGCCTGGGGCCGCTGGGCGAGGCGTTCGCCTCCCGCGAGCGGGTGGTGCTGCTCATCGACGAGGTGGACAAGGCGGACCTCGAATTCCCCAACGACTTGCTCCACGAGCTGGACCGGATGCGCTTCCGCATCCAGGAGACGAACGACGAGGTGGTGGCCACGCAGCGCCCCGTGGTCGTCATCACCAGCAACAACGAGAAGGAGCTGCCGGATGCCTTCCTGCGCCGGTGCGTCTTTCACTTCATCGACTTTCCGGACACGGAGTTGATGCGCCGCATCGTCGCGGTGCACCACCCGGGGCTGGACGAGGCGCTCACGGAGCAGGCGCTGAAGGTGTTCTACGAGCTGCGCGGCTTCAGCCGGCTGCGCAAGCGGCCCTCCACCAGCGAGCTCATCGACTGGATCGCCGTGCTCAAGGCCAACGGCCTCAAGAGCCTGAAGCTGGACGAGAACCTGCCCTACCTCGGCGCGCTCCTGAAGAAGGAGCAGGACCTGCTCGCGGTGGCGGAGGCCTTCGGGCGCGGCCGCCGGACGCGGGCCTGA
- a CDS encoding endonuclease/exonuclease/phosphatase family protein, translating to MSEPPLRIVSYNVRYFGHALRGLASTQGPKRRVSAALAALDPLPDVVCLQEVETSSFRSSVAERRKVPGETQLQAFMGRMEEIFAAQGREMPYDAFYFRAHHYKLGDFSLYTTGLAILVNRRTLRVDRHNVDEPSQITHHHVQRLKERKQSRICAHMRLLRTSDGRPFHVFNTHLSLPTPFAREFWATKDKMGCGVNQLHEARKLVALLTEHAQGEPFVVTGDFNSPPASPVFRYLCEEAQLTCAQAIVGQINPSAIRGFPTAGFMHLRMHLDHLFSGSGVRWLDMEETRPFGDVGSRFHGLSDHMPLIARFTLEGPAQAQPA from the coding sequence ATGTCCGAGCCTCCCCTTCGCATCGTCAGCTACAACGTCCGCTACTTCGGGCACGCGCTCCGGGGGCTGGCGAGTACCCAAGGCCCCAAGCGCCGGGTCTCCGCCGCGCTCGCCGCGCTGGACCCCTTGCCGGATGTCGTCTGCCTCCAGGAGGTGGAGACCTCCTCGTTCCGCAGCTCCGTGGCCGAGCGCCGCAAGGTGCCCGGGGAGACCCAGCTCCAGGCCTTCATGGGGCGCATGGAGGAGATCTTCGCGGCGCAGGGCCGGGAGATGCCCTACGACGCGTTCTACTTCCGCGCCCACCACTACAAGCTGGGGGACTTCTCGCTCTACACCACGGGGCTGGCCATCCTGGTGAACCGCCGCACGCTGCGCGTGGACCGGCACAACGTGGATGAGCCCTCGCAAATCACCCACCACCACGTGCAGCGGCTCAAGGAGCGCAAGCAGAGCCGCATCTGCGCGCACATGCGCCTGCTGCGCACCTCGGATGGGCGGCCCTTCCACGTCTTCAACACCCACCTGAGCCTGCCCACCCCCTTTGCCCGCGAGTTCTGGGCCACCAAGGACAAGATGGGCTGTGGCGTCAACCAGTTGCACGAGGCGCGCAAGCTGGTGGCGCTCCTGACGGAGCACGCGCAGGGCGAGCCCTTCGTGGTGACGGGAGACTTCAACTCCCCGCCCGCCTCCCCCGTCTTCCGCTACCTGTGCGAGGAGGCCCAGCTCACCTGCGCCCAGGCCATCGTCGGGCAGATCAACCCCAGCGCCATCCGGGGCTTTCCCACCGCGGGCTTCATGCACCTGCGCATGCACCTGGACCACCTCTTCTCCGGCAGCGGCGTGCGCTGGCTGGACATGGAGGAGACGCGGCCCTTCGGCGACGTGGGCAGCCGCTTCCACGGGCTGTCGGACCACATGCCGCTGATCGCCCGCTTCACGCTGGAGGGCCCCGCGCAGGCCCAGCCCGCGTAG
- a CDS encoding PAS domain-containing sensor histidine kinase, translating into MAHIEADEFKLLMDAVADAVLVCDGQEHILHLNKAAELLLGWTREELAGQPFSVLVPQRIRTWGGVPLTQHLLDRNASRQGRPVLVPLRHRNGPEVVLEAVIGSTKAREHERIVLTLRHIPEVPDATTEPLEQGLCLYPWQHAHTGLAHMPTLAERLYQLIFEHAPLGLFHFGNPPFIIACNDCFAEILGSTRQRLLGLNLLTLRDTRLMDCVRATLLGKHARYEGHYTSVTTGKVTPVRVHFAPFFDEQERVVGGVGIVEDITSQHRMEEERATQLALASTLLRTAPIGMAFFDTRLRFVHINDALATATGQPPEAHLGRSLPAMLGSGGLHLEQFLRHVLETGQPLERLELSAQELGLAGPWLYWTLSIYPVRAVDGRILGIGSVVENTTGTKLAEQERSRLLREAQEAVRVRDDFLTIASHELKTPLTPLSLRLATLERKLERGEPVDPASLHHARQHLTRLTTLINDLLDTSRIESGGLALHPQPTRLDVLIEHVIHVTETLHDARDRITFHLPVRPIEVLGDPYRLEQVISNLLENALKYSPDGGTIRVSLEARGDVVLMTVSDPGIGIPSDQQQHLFERYFRARNVSTHAYGGLGLGLYICRDIVARHGGSIWVESEVGRGSTFYVALPTLQASRALTALTPEPRVH; encoded by the coding sequence GTGGCGCACATCGAGGCGGACGAGTTCAAGCTGCTGATGGATGCCGTAGCGGATGCGGTGCTCGTCTGCGATGGCCAGGAACACATCCTCCACCTCAACAAGGCGGCGGAGCTGCTGCTTGGCTGGACGCGAGAGGAGTTGGCCGGACAGCCTTTCTCCGTGCTCGTTCCCCAGCGCATCCGGACCTGGGGCGGCGTGCCGCTGACGCAGCACCTGCTCGACAGAAACGCGTCCCGCCAGGGCCGGCCCGTGCTGGTGCCGCTGCGCCACCGCAACGGCCCCGAGGTGGTGCTGGAGGCGGTGATTGGCAGCACGAAGGCGCGGGAGCACGAGCGCATCGTCCTCACACTGCGCCACATTCCGGAGGTGCCCGATGCCACCACCGAGCCCCTGGAGCAGGGCCTGTGCCTCTATCCCTGGCAGCACGCCCACACGGGCCTGGCGCACATGCCCACCCTCGCCGAGCGTCTCTACCAGCTCATCTTCGAGCACGCCCCGCTGGGCCTGTTCCATTTCGGCAATCCCCCCTTCATCATCGCGTGCAACGACTGCTTCGCGGAGATCCTCGGCTCGACCCGGCAGCGCCTGCTGGGGCTCAACCTGCTCACCCTGCGGGACACGCGCCTCATGGACTGCGTCCGGGCGACGCTCCTGGGCAAGCACGCGCGCTACGAGGGCCACTACACCTCCGTCACCACGGGCAAAGTCACCCCGGTCCGCGTGCACTTCGCCCCCTTCTTCGACGAGCAAGAACGGGTGGTGGGCGGGGTGGGCATCGTCGAGGACATCACCTCCCAGCACCGCATGGAAGAGGAGCGCGCCACACAGCTGGCCCTGGCCAGCACCCTGCTGCGCACCGCCCCCATCGGCATGGCCTTCTTCGACACGCGGCTGCGCTTCGTGCACATCAACGACGCCCTGGCGACCGCCACGGGCCAGCCCCCGGAGGCCCACCTCGGGCGCTCGCTGCCGGCCATGCTCGGCTCGGGGGGGCTGCACCTGGAGCAGTTCCTGCGGCACGTGCTGGAGACCGGCCAGCCCCTGGAGCGGCTCGAGCTGAGCGCCCAGGAGCTGGGCCTCGCGGGGCCTTGGCTCTACTGGACCCTCAGCATCTACCCGGTCCGCGCCGTGGATGGCCGCATCCTGGGCATCGGCTCGGTCGTCGAGAACACCACGGGCACCAAGCTCGCCGAGCAGGAGCGCAGCCGGCTGCTGCGCGAGGCCCAGGAGGCGGTGCGCGTCCGGGATGACTTCCTCACCATCGCCTCGCACGAGCTGAAGACGCCGCTCACCCCGCTGTCCCTGCGCCTGGCCACCCTGGAGCGCAAGCTGGAGCGCGGCGAGCCCGTGGACCCGGCGTCCCTCCACCACGCCCGCCAGCACCTCACGCGCCTCACCACCCTCATCAATGACCTGCTGGACACCTCCCGCATCGAGTCAGGGGGGCTGGCGCTCCACCCCCAGCCCACGCGGCTCGATGTCCTCATCGAGCACGTCATCCACGTCACCGAGACGCTCCACGACGCCCGCGACCGCATCACCTTCCACCTGCCCGTGCGCCCCATCGAGGTGCTCGGAGACCCATACCGGCTGGAGCAGGTCATCTCCAACCTGCTGGAGAATGCGCTGAAGTACAGCCCGGACGGCGGCACCATCCGCGTGTCCCTGGAGGCCCGGGGAGACGTCGTGCTGATGACGGTGTCGGATCCGGGCATCGGCATCCCCTCGGACCAGCAGCAGCACCTCTTCGAGCGCTACTTCCGGGCGCGCAACGTCTCCACCCATGCCTATGGCGGCCTGGGGCTGGGGCTCTACATCTGCCGCGACATCGTCGCGCGCCATGGCGGCAGCATCTGGGTGGAGAGCGAAGTGGGCCGCGGCTCGACCTTCTATGTGGCCCTGCCAACACTCCAGGCCTCGCGCGCCCTCACCGCGCTCACACCAGAGCCCCGGGTGCACTGA
- a CDS encoding TspO/MBR family protein, with translation MQRVQTENLAWKSPSLRGESYAALAVFSALSAGAAVMGAVATNGATQRWYRRLKKPPFQPPKAVFGPVWTVLYGLIAVSGWRVWNQPAGMARSRALSWWAVQLGFNAAWSWLFFGKQRPRSALADVAALTVSVGGYMAAARKVDLPAAALVAPYLGWVCFASLLNEEIVRLNR, from the coding sequence ATGCAGCGGGTACAGACGGAAAACCTGGCCTGGAAGAGCCCCTCCCTGAGAGGGGAGTCCTACGCGGCGCTGGCGGTGTTCAGCGCCCTGAGCGCGGGCGCCGCGGTGATGGGGGCCGTGGCCACGAATGGCGCGACCCAGCGGTGGTACCGCCGGCTGAAGAAGCCCCCGTTCCAACCCCCCAAGGCCGTGTTTGGCCCGGTGTGGACGGTGCTCTACGGCCTCATCGCCGTGTCGGGATGGCGCGTGTGGAACCAGCCCGCGGGCATGGCCCGCTCCCGGGCCCTGAGCTGGTGGGCCGTCCAGCTCGGCTTCAACGCGGCCTGGTCCTGGCTCTTCTTCGGCAAGCAGCGGCCTCGAAGCGCCCTGGCGGACGTGGCTGCGTTGACGGTCTCCGTGGGGGGGTACATGGCCGCCGCCCGGAAGGTGGACCTTCCCGCCGCCGCGCTCGTGGCTCCCTACCTGGGCTGGGTGTGCTTCGCCAGCCTCCTCAACGAGGAGATCGTCCGCCTCAACCGCTAG